A genomic region of Vicinamibacterales bacterium contains the following coding sequences:
- a CDS encoding pyridoxal-dependent decarboxylase encodes MTSEEFRTYGHAVVDWIADYRARAAALPVMPRVEPGEIKARLPVAPPDAPEPFEAMLADLDAIVAPGLMHWNHPGFFGYFPCNGTPASVLGDYVSTGLGVLGLAWQSSPALTEVEEVTTDWLRQMAGLSDAWEGVIQDTASTSTLLALICARERTTGYGLARGGFQAAPAALVVYASAYSHSSVDKAALLAGFGKDNIRHVGCDDRFAMRADLLAEAMAADRAAGRVPCAVVATTGTTTTTALDPVGAIADRLAGTGVWLHVDAAMAGSAMVLPECRWMWDGIERADSVVMNPHKWLGAAFDCSVYYVKDAEHLVRVMSTNPSYLQSAADGRVKNYRDWGIPLGRRFRALKLWFLIREQGVSGLQARLRRDLENARWLEGAVAAAPGWRVLAPVPLQTVCVRHEPPGLDAEALDRHTLAWCDRLNRSGEAYLTPATLDGRWMVRVSVGALPTEREHVERLWAAMQQEVLR; translated from the coding sequence ATGACATCAGAAGAATTTCGAACCTACGGCCATGCCGTCGTGGACTGGATCGCGGACTACCGCGCCCGAGCGGCCGCGCTGCCGGTGATGCCCCGGGTCGAGCCTGGCGAGATCAAGGCGCGCCTGCCCGTCGCGCCGCCCGACGCGCCCGAGCCCTTCGAGGCCATGCTGGCGGACCTGGACGCCATCGTCGCACCGGGCCTGATGCACTGGAACCACCCCGGCTTCTTCGGCTACTTCCCCTGCAACGGCACCCCCGCCAGTGTCCTCGGCGACTACGTGTCGACGGGGCTCGGCGTGCTGGGCCTCGCGTGGCAGTCGAGTCCCGCGCTCACCGAGGTGGAGGAGGTGACCACCGACTGGCTGCGGCAGATGGCGGGTCTGTCCGACGCCTGGGAGGGCGTGATCCAGGACACGGCGTCCACGTCCACGCTCCTGGCCCTCATCTGCGCACGCGAGCGGACGACCGGGTACGGCCTGGCCCGTGGCGGGTTCCAGGCCGCGCCCGCCGCGCTCGTCGTCTACGCGTCGGCCTACAGCCACAGCTCCGTCGACAAGGCCGCCCTGCTGGCGGGGTTCGGCAAGGACAACATCCGCCACGTCGGCTGCGACGACCGGTTCGCCATGCGCGCCGATCTCCTGGCCGAGGCGATGGCGGCGGATCGGGCGGCCGGGCGGGTGCCGTGCGCCGTCGTGGCCACCACCGGCACGACGACGACGACCGCGCTGGACCCGGTCGGCGCCATCGCCGATCGGCTGGCCGGGACCGGCGTGTGGCTCCACGTGGACGCGGCGATGGCCGGGTCGGCGATGGTCCTGCCCGAGTGCCGCTGGATGTGGGACGGCATCGAGCGGGCCGACTCCGTGGTGATGAACCCGCACAAGTGGCTGGGCGCGGCGTTCGACTGCTCCGTCTACTACGTCAAAGACGCCGAGCACCTCGTGCGCGTGATGTCGACCAACCCGAGCTACCTCCAGTCGGCGGCCGACGGCCGCGTGAAGAACTACCGCGACTGGGGGATCCCCCTCGGACGGCGCTTCCGCGCCCTCAAGCTCTGGTTCCTCATCCGCGAGCAGGGCGTGTCCGGGCTCCAGGCCCGCCTTCGCCGGGACCTCGAGAACGCCCGGTGGCTCGAGGGAGCCGTGGCCGCCGCGCCCGGATGGCGCGTGCTGGCCCCCGTGCCCCTGCAGACGGTATGCGTCCGCCACGAGCCGCCCGGCCTCGACGCCGAGGCCCTGGACCGGCACACGCTGGCGTGGTGTGATCGCCTGAACCGGTCCGGCGAGGCCTATCTCACGCCGGCCACGCTGGACGGCCGCTGGATGGTGCGGGTGTCGGTGGGCGCCCTGCCCACCGAGCGCGAGCACGTCGAGCGGCTGTGGGCCGCGATGCAGCAGGAGGTCCTTCGATGA
- a CDS encoding DUF3500 domain-containing protein, producing MVNKMACRVAVAVGLAAAGQLVALHAAQRSGAEMARAAGTFLAALSAEQRQQAVFPYDAEERQRWHFIPNEMFHRKGIAFRTMSADQRAKAHTLLRTGLSQRGYATATAIIQLEDVLRDIERSPRFARSPLDYQFTVFGTPGTSGVWGWRVEGHHLSLHFAVRDGRVTASSPTFTGSNPAEVTAGPQRGLRVLAPLEDLGRQAVDGLSDHQRAIAVVSTTAPGDIVSGNKNDIGPQTPPGLTLAEMTQAQRTAVMRLIDAYTGLMADDIAAARRERLAGAGLDRITFAWAGPTDKGAKHYYRVQGPTFLIEYDNTQNDANHVHAVWRDFQGDFGRDVLREHLQSDHAR from the coding sequence ATGGTGAACAAGATGGCGTGTCGCGTGGCCGTGGCGGTGGGGCTGGCGGCCGCCGGACAGCTGGTGGCGCTCCATGCCGCCCAGCGATCCGGCGCCGAGATGGCTCGCGCGGCCGGCACCTTCCTCGCCGCCCTGTCGGCCGAGCAGCGGCAGCAGGCCGTGTTCCCGTACGACGCGGAAGAGCGCCAGCGCTGGCACTTCATCCCGAACGAGATGTTCCATCGCAAGGGGATCGCGTTCCGGACGATGTCGGCGGATCAGCGCGCGAAGGCGCACACGCTGTTGAGGACGGGCCTGAGCCAGCGCGGGTACGCGACGGCGACGGCCATCATCCAGTTGGAGGACGTCCTCCGCGACATCGAGCGCAGCCCGCGCTTCGCCCGATCGCCCCTCGACTACCAGTTCACGGTGTTCGGCACGCCGGGGACGTCCGGCGTCTGGGGCTGGCGCGTCGAGGGCCATCACCTCTCCCTGCATTTCGCCGTCAGGGACGGCCGGGTCACGGCGAGCTCGCCCACGTTCACGGGCTCGAATCCGGCGGAGGTGACGGCCGGTCCGCAGCGCGGGCTGCGCGTGCTCGCGCCGCTCGAGGACCTGGGCCGCCAGGCCGTGGACGGCCTGAGCGACCACCAGCGCGCGATTGCCGTCGTGTCCACCACCGCGCCGGGCGACATCGTGTCCGGGAACAAGAACGACATCGGCCCGCAGACGCCGCCCGGGCTCACGCTGGCCGAGATGACCCAGGCCCAGCGGACCGCCGTGATGCGCCTCATCGACGCCTACACCGGCCTCATGGCCGACGACATCGCGGCCGCGCGACGGGAGCGGCTGGCGGGCGCCGGCCTGGATCGGATCACCTTCGCCTGGGCGGGGCCGACCGACAAGGGCGCCAAGCACTACTACCGCGTGCAGGGGCCGACCTTCCTCATCGAGTACGACAACACGCAGAACGACGCGAACCACGTCCACGCGGTGTGGCGGGACTTCCAGGGCGACTTCGGCCGGGACGTCCTGCGCGAGCACCTGCAGTCCGATCACGCACGCTAA
- a CDS encoding acetamidase/formamidase family protein — MRALLQLRLLAVAAAAVLASALPSAQAPRTHRLEATPSTVAYGYYWADAPPVLRVASGDIVDVDTLLTNSPAGLERMGLPPEKVQASLRRIVTEVTGDRRGPGGHILTGPIYVEGAEPGDVLEVKILSIDLPLDYGYNGCAGFVPENCDRAVGQKLVALDRQAMTAEFFPGIVVPLKPFFGSMGVAPPSAVGRMSSNPPSRMAGNMDNKELTAGATLFVPVFVPGALFAVGDGHAAQGDGEVDQTAIETSLRGRLQLTVRKGERLEWPRAETPTHYISMGTDPDLAQATRIAIQEMIDFLARTRGLTRHQAYQLVSVAGDVAVTQLVDRPTMGVHVKLPKSLFK, encoded by the coding sequence ATGCGCGCGCTCCTGCAACTCCGGCTCCTCGCCGTCGCGGCGGCCGCCGTGCTGGCCTCCGCGCTCCCCTCGGCCCAGGCGCCTCGCACGCATCGCCTGGAGGCGACGCCGTCTACCGTGGCCTACGGCTACTACTGGGCCGACGCGCCGCCCGTGCTGCGCGTCGCGTCGGGCGACATCGTGGACGTGGACACCCTGCTCACCAACAGCCCGGCCGGGCTCGAGCGCATGGGCCTGCCGCCAGAGAAGGTGCAGGCGTCACTGCGCCGGATCGTCACGGAGGTGACCGGCGATCGGCGCGGTCCCGGCGGGCACATCCTGACCGGCCCCATCTACGTCGAGGGCGCCGAGCCGGGCGACGTCCTGGAAGTGAAGATCCTGTCGATCGACCTGCCACTCGACTACGGCTACAACGGCTGCGCCGGGTTCGTGCCCGAGAACTGCGATCGCGCGGTGGGGCAGAAGCTGGTGGCCCTCGACAGGCAGGCGATGACGGCCGAGTTCTTCCCGGGCATCGTGGTGCCGCTGAAGCCCTTCTTCGGCAGCATGGGCGTCGCGCCGCCCAGCGCCGTCGGCCGCATGAGCAGCAATCCCCCGAGCCGCATGGCCGGCAACATGGACAACAAGGAGCTGACCGCGGGCGCCACGCTCTTCGTGCCCGTGTTCGTGCCCGGCGCGCTCTTCGCGGTGGGCGACGGCCACGCCGCGCAGGGCGACGGGGAAGTGGACCAGACCGCCATCGAGACGTCGCTGCGCGGACGGCTCCAGCTCACCGTGCGCAAGGGCGAACGGCTCGAGTGGCCGCGGGCCGAGACGCCCACCCACTACATCAGCATGGGCACCGACCCGGACCTGGCCCAGGCCACGCGCATCGCCATCCAGGAGATGATCGACTTCCTGGCGCGCACGCGCGGCCTCACGAGGCACCAGGCCTACCAGCTGGTGAGCGTGGCGGGCGACGTCGCGGTCACGCAGCTCGTGGACCGACCCACGATGGGCGTCCACGTCAAGCTGCCCAAGAGCCTCTTCAAGTAG
- a CDS encoding SxtJ family membrane protein → MQWSDVTRAQTPTTLRQFGLLSLVVFGGMAAWRALTGHVTTGTWVLGGVGGVLGLVGLVRPGWLGPVFTAWMAVAFPIGWVVSRVVLAVLYYLVFTPVAVVFRLMHRDALGRRRRTTASYWLPKPQPTDSTQYFKQF, encoded by the coding sequence ATGCAGTGGTCCGACGTCACCAGGGCGCAGACACCCACGACCCTCCGGCAGTTCGGCCTGCTGAGCCTGGTCGTGTTCGGCGGGATGGCGGCCTGGCGGGCTCTCACGGGCCACGTGACCACCGGCACCTGGGTGCTGGGCGGCGTCGGCGGCGTGCTCGGGCTCGTCGGCCTCGTTCGACCCGGATGGCTGGGGCCCGTCTTCACGGCCTGGATGGCCGTGGCCTTCCCGATCGGCTGGGTCGTCTCGCGCGTGGTGCTGGCGGTGCTCTACTATCTGGTGTTCACGCCGGTCGCGGTGGTGTTCCGCCTGATGCACCGCGACGCCCTGGGCCGCCGCCGCCGGACGACCGCGTCATACTGGCTGCCGAAACCCCAGCCGACGGATTCGACGCAGTACTTCAAGCAGTTCTGA
- the gabT gene encoding 4-aminobutyrate--2-oxoglutarate transaminase produces MSTGTASTTSPAATLAGRASHVARGVSETHPIVAARAEGTRLWDTEGSEYLDFIGGIGVLNVGHRHPRVVEAVTAQLDRVMHTCFQVTSYEPYVALAARLNALVAGGPNKTLLLTTGVEATENAVKIARAYTNRPGVVAFNGAFHGRTLLGLSLTASSTGYKQNFGPFASEVYHTPFPYEYRGVSSSDALKALQSLFDSRVMPSQVAAIIIEPQLGEGGFVPAPREFLRELRALATAHGIVLIVDEIQTGFGRTAKMWAYEHYDVEPDLVTMAKSLGGGLPLSAVVGKAAIMDAAAPGGLGGTYAGNPVACAAALAVLDVFDQEGVLDQAARQAAATTAALAALKAAHPQVGDVRGLGAMQAIEIVRPADGSPDAASAQKIVDLSRDRGLLLLKSGTAKNVIRLLPPLTTPADQLTRGLDTLASACRDVFA; encoded by the coding sequence ATGAGCACGGGAACCGCTTCCACGACGTCGCCGGCCGCCACGCTGGCGGGCCGCGCCAGTCACGTCGCCCGCGGCGTGAGCGAGACGCATCCCATCGTCGCGGCCAGGGCCGAGGGCACGCGCCTGTGGGACACCGAGGGTAGTGAGTACCTCGACTTCATCGGCGGCATCGGCGTGCTCAACGTCGGCCACCGCCATCCACGCGTGGTCGAGGCCGTCACCGCGCAGCTCGATCGCGTGATGCACACCTGCTTCCAGGTCACGAGCTACGAGCCCTACGTGGCGCTCGCCGCCCGGTTGAACGCGCTCGTCGCCGGCGGCCCGAACAAGACGCTGCTGCTCACGACGGGCGTCGAGGCCACCGAGAACGCCGTCAAGATCGCGCGGGCGTACACGAACCGGCCCGGCGTCGTCGCCTTCAACGGCGCGTTCCACGGCCGCACGCTGCTGGGGCTGTCGCTCACGGCCTCGAGCACGGGATACAAGCAGAATTTCGGGCCGTTCGCCTCGGAGGTCTACCACACGCCGTTCCCGTACGAGTACCGCGGCGTGTCCTCCAGCGATGCCCTGAAAGCCCTCCAGTCGCTCTTCGACTCGCGCGTCATGCCCTCACAGGTGGCGGCCATCATCATCGAGCCGCAGCTGGGCGAGGGCGGCTTCGTGCCGGCGCCGCGCGAGTTCCTGCGCGAGCTTCGGGCGCTGGCCACGGCTCACGGCATCGTCCTCATCGTGGACGAGATCCAGACCGGATTCGGACGTACCGCGAAGATGTGGGCCTACGAGCACTACGACGTGGAGCCCGACCTGGTCACGATGGCCAAGAGCCTGGGCGGCGGGCTGCCGCTCTCCGCCGTCGTCGGCAAGGCCGCGATCATGGACGCCGCGGCGCCCGGCGGCCTCGGCGGCACCTACGCCGGCAATCCCGTCGCCTGCGCGGCGGCGCTGGCCGTGCTCGACGTGTTCGATCAGGAGGGCGTGCTCGACCAGGCGGCCCGCCAGGCCGCGGCCACGACGGCGGCCCTGGCCGCGCTGAAGGCCGCGCATCCCCAGGTGGGCGACGTCCGCGGGCTGGGCGCGATGCAGGCCATCGAGATCGTGCGGCCGGCCGACGGATCGCCCGACGCGGCGAGCGCGCAGAAGATCGTGGACCTGTCGCGCGATCGCGGGCTGCTGCTCCTCAAGTCCGGGACGGCCAAGAACGTGATCCGGCTGCTGCCGCCCCTGACGACGCCCGCCGACCAGCTGACGCGCGGCCTCGACACGCTGGCCAGCGCCTGCCGGGACGTCTTTGCCTGA
- a CDS encoding M28 family metallopeptidase — translation MPRRVPMPLLAAALLVGTSCAQPPASSAPVAAEAAAAGWFAHVSFLASDDMRGRETGSPEHRKAANYVADQFARAGIEPAGVNGFLQPVTFRSRRIDESQSSLALVRRGRVAPVELGAEATFSMRIDPAPAVQAPLVFAGHGLVVPEAQHDDFAGLDVAGKVVVYLSGSPRSVPGALSAHYQSAAERWAVLKRLGAVGTISIANPKSMDVPWERSAPNRLNPAMALADPSLDETAGQQLSAAFNPASAERLFEGSGHTFAEMLEIADAGGALPHFPLPQSVRAAVAVETQIVESQNVAGVVRGSDPALAGEFVVLTAHLDHVGIGAPIDGDPIYNGAMDNASGVATLLEAARAVAEARPRRSVLFVAVTAEEKGLLGSRYFALHPTVPADRLVANINMDMFLPLFPLKTLMVLGLDESDLGDDVRAVSQSMTVAVQPDPEPQRNRFIRSDQYSFIRQGVPALAMKVGYEPDSPEAATAAEWTRRRYHAPSDDLDQPIDRGAAADFTRLVGALSVRVANRDVKPAWREGSFFRRFSRPEALDVTGER, via the coding sequence ATGCCCCGTCGCGTCCCCATGCCCCTGCTGGCCGCCGCCCTGCTCGTGGGCACGAGCTGCGCCCAGCCGCCGGCGTCCTCCGCTCCCGTCGCCGCCGAAGCCGCCGCGGCCGGGTGGTTTGCCCACGTGTCCTTCCTGGCCAGCGACGACATGCGCGGCCGCGAGACCGGCAGCCCCGAACACCGCAAGGCCGCCAACTACGTCGCCGACCAGTTCGCGCGCGCCGGCATCGAGCCGGCCGGCGTCAACGGCTTCCTGCAGCCCGTGACCTTTCGATCGCGGCGGATCGACGAGTCGCAATCCAGCCTCGCCCTCGTCCGGCGCGGGCGGGTGGCGCCGGTCGAGCTGGGCGCCGAGGCCACCTTCAGCATGCGGATCGACCCGGCGCCGGCCGTGCAGGCGCCGCTGGTCTTCGCCGGACACGGGCTGGTCGTGCCCGAAGCGCAGCACGACGACTTCGCCGGGCTGGACGTGGCCGGGAAGGTCGTCGTCTACCTGTCCGGCAGCCCGCGGTCGGTGCCGGGCGCGCTCAGCGCGCACTACCAGTCGGCGGCCGAACGCTGGGCGGTGCTCAAGCGGCTCGGCGCGGTCGGCACCATCTCGATCGCCAACCCGAAGAGCATGGACGTGCCGTGGGAGCGGTCCGCGCCGAACCGCCTGAACCCGGCGATGGCGCTCGCCGATCCTTCGCTCGACGAGACCGCCGGACAGCAGCTGTCGGCGGCCTTCAATCCCGCGAGCGCCGAGCGGCTGTTCGAGGGATCCGGCCACACGTTCGCCGAGATGCTCGAGATCGCGGACGCCGGCGGGGCGCTGCCGCACTTCCCGCTGCCGCAATCGGTACGCGCCGCCGTCGCGGTCGAGACGCAGATCGTGGAATCGCAGAACGTCGCCGGTGTCGTGCGCGGCAGCGATCCCGCGCTGGCCGGCGAGTTCGTGGTGCTGACGGCCCACCTCGACCACGTCGGCATCGGCGCGCCCATCGACGGCGACCCGATCTACAACGGCGCCATGGACAACGCGTCAGGTGTCGCGACGCTCCTCGAAGCGGCCCGGGCCGTCGCCGAGGCGCGTCCCAGGCGGTCGGTGCTGTTCGTCGCCGTGACGGCCGAGGAGAAGGGCCTGCTCGGCTCCCGGTACTTCGCGCTGCATCCGACCGTGCCCGCCGACCGCCTCGTCGCGAACATCAACATGGACATGTTCCTGCCGCTGTTCCCGCTGAAGACGCTGATGGTGCTCGGCCTGGACGAGTCCGACCTCGGTGACGACGTGCGGGCCGTGAGCCAATCGATGACGGTTGCCGTGCAGCCGGATCCCGAACCCCAGCGCAACCGGTTCATCCGGAGCGACCAGTACAGCTTCATCCGCCAGGGCGTGCCGGCGCTGGCCATGAAGGTGGGCTACGAGCCGGACTCGCCGGAGGCGGCCACCGCGGCCGAGTGGACCAGGCGCCGCTATCACGCGCCCTCGGACGACCTCGATCAGCCGATCGACCGCGGCGCGGCGGCGGACTTCACCCGCCTGGTCGGCGCGCTGTCGGTGCGGGTGGCGAACCGCGACGTGAAGCCGGCGTGGCGGGAGGGCAGCTTCTTCCGGCGGTTCAGCAGGCCCGAGGCGCTCGACGTCACGGGAGAACGGTAG
- a CDS encoding carbamoyltransferase: MTAILGLSAFYHDSAACLVVDGDIVAAAQEERFTRRKHDPDFPSHAVDYCLRAGGLDRSALDYVVFYEKPIRKFERLLETYFSYAPSGLRSFTTAMPVWLREKARQGAVIREALGDDVKAPLVFTDHHESHAASAFLPSPYEEAAILTLDGVGEWSTTTVGVGRGRSIELLRQIQFPHSLGLLYSAFTYYCGFKVNSGEYKLMGLAPYGTPKYQAAILEHLIDVKDDGSFWLDMQYFNYCQGLTMTGPKFHALFGGPPRDPESTLEQRHMDLAASIQAVTEDVMLKIAHDVHRLTGMKHLTLAGGVALNCVGNGRLLREGPFEDIWVQPAAGDAGGALGAAMFAWHQLLEKPRTRRGADVQKGSLLGPAFSSDEVRTRLDALGAVYHRAPSETALVERVVELLSQEKVVGWFQGRMEFGPRALGARSILGDPRSPKMQATMNLKIKFRESFRPFAPIVLKDEAHKWFALDPRHESPYMLIVAPVRDEHRVAVTDAERATMASDPDLRNRLNIPRSSIPAVTHVDYSARLQTVDRDRHPRLTALLEGFAAKTGCPVLVNTSFNVRGEPIVCTPEDAYRCFLGTEMDVLVLDDCILLKEDVPHGADAAARQAYLSKFALD; this comes from the coding sequence TTGACCGCGATCCTGGGCCTTTCGGCCTTCTACCACGACAGCGCGGCCTGCCTGGTCGTCGACGGCGACATCGTCGCGGCCGCGCAGGAAGAGCGGTTCACCCGCAGGAAGCACGATCCGGACTTTCCGTCCCACGCGGTCGACTACTGCCTGCGCGCGGGCGGCCTCGACCGCTCGGCCCTCGACTACGTCGTCTTCTACGAGAAGCCGATCCGCAAGTTCGAACGCCTGCTCGAGACCTACTTCTCGTACGCGCCGTCCGGCCTGCGCAGCTTCACGACCGCGATGCCCGTGTGGCTGCGCGAGAAGGCCCGCCAGGGCGCCGTCATTCGCGAGGCCCTCGGCGACGACGTCAAGGCGCCGCTCGTCTTCACCGATCACCACGAGAGCCACGCGGCCAGCGCGTTCCTGCCGAGTCCCTACGAGGAGGCCGCCATCCTCACGCTGGACGGCGTGGGCGAGTGGAGCACGACCACCGTCGGCGTCGGACGCGGCCGGTCGATCGAGCTCCTCCGGCAGATCCAGTTCCCGCACTCCCTCGGCCTGCTCTACTCGGCCTTCACCTACTACTGCGGCTTCAAGGTGAACAGCGGCGAGTACAAGCTGATGGGCCTGGCCCCGTACGGCACGCCGAAGTATCAAGCCGCCATCCTCGAGCACCTGATCGACGTCAAGGACGACGGCAGCTTCTGGCTCGACATGCAGTACTTCAACTACTGCCAGGGCCTGACGATGACGGGCCCGAAGTTCCACGCGCTCTTCGGCGGGCCGCCGCGCGATCCGGAGTCCACGCTCGAGCAGCGGCACATGGACCTGGCGGCGAGCATCCAGGCCGTGACCGAGGACGTCATGCTGAAGATCGCGCACGACGTGCACCGGCTGACCGGCATGAAGCACCTCACGCTCGCCGGCGGCGTCGCCCTGAACTGTGTCGGCAACGGGCGGCTGCTGCGCGAGGGGCCGTTCGAGGACATCTGGGTGCAGCCGGCGGCCGGCGACGCGGGTGGGGCGCTCGGGGCGGCCATGTTCGCGTGGCACCAGCTCCTGGAGAAGCCCCGCACGCGCCGCGGCGCGGACGTGCAGAAGGGCAGCCTGCTCGGCCCGGCCTTCAGCAGCGACGAGGTCCGCACGCGCCTCGACGCGCTCGGCGCCGTCTACCACCGCGCGCCCTCGGAGACCGCGCTCGTGGAGCGCGTGGTCGAACTGCTCTCCCAGGAAAAGGTCGTGGGCTGGTTCCAGGGCCGCATGGAGTTCGGTCCGCGCGCGCTCGGCGCCCGCAGCATCCTCGGCGATCCCCGATCGCCGAAGATGCAGGCCACGATGAACCTCAAGATCAAGTTCCGCGAGAGCTTCCGTCCCTTCGCGCCGATCGTGCTGAAGGACGAGGCGCACAAGTGGTTCGCCCTGGACCCGCGGCACGAGAGCCCCTACATGCTGATCGTGGCCCCCGTCCGCGACGAGCATCGCGTGGCGGTCACCGACGCCGAGCGGGCCACGATGGCGTCCGACCCCGACCTGCGCAACCGCCTGAACATCCCGCGGTCGAGCATCCCCGCCGTGACGCACGTGGACTACAGCGCCAGGCTCCAGACCGTGGACCGCGACCGCCACCCGCGGCTCACCGCCCTGCTCGAAGGCTTCGCGGCGAAGACGGGGTGCCCGGTGCTGGTCAACACGAGCTTCAACGTGCGCGGCGAGCCCATCGTCTGCACGCCCGAAGACGCGTATCGCTGCTTCCTGGGCACCGAGATGGACGTCCTGGTGCTCGACGACTGCATCCTGCTGAAGGAGGACGTCCCGCACGGCGCGGACGCGGCCGCCCGGCAGGCGTATCTCTCGAAGTTCGCGCTCGACTGA
- a CDS encoding DUF5989 family protein: MEKFEDAAKSRAAAPGVIAEFWQFLGQTKKWWLLPVVMILLAFGLLMVLSGTAAAPFIYTLF, encoded by the coding sequence ATGGAGAAGTTCGAAGACGCCGCCAAGTCACGGGCCGCCGCACCGGGCGTGATCGCCGAGTTCTGGCAGTTCCTGGGCCAGACGAAGAAGTGGTGGCTGCTCCCGGTCGTGATGATCCTGCTGGCCTTCGGCCTCCTGATGGTCCTGTCGGGCACGGCCGCGGCCCCGTTCATCTACACGCTGTTCTGA
- a CDS encoding NAD-dependent succinate-semialdehyde dehydrogenase → MSPTFDVQNPATGTRVQSVPNAGAAEARAAARRAVEAFPAWRDRTAYDRSAILRRWFALMLQDEDRLARLMTDEMGKPITESRGEVKYAAAFVEWYAEEAKRVYGETIPSQFAHKRLFVRPQPVGPVYAVTPWNFPAAMVTRKAAPALAAGCTVVLKPAEQSPLTALRLEELWRDAGGPPEAFQVLTTADPAAVSAVFFDDPAIRKLTFTGSTEVGVLLAAQAARTVKRVSLELGGHAPFLVFDDADLEAAVREVTASKFRNTGQTCVCANRIFVQAGIYDDFAGRLAAVVTDLRVGDPADPATHVGPLVDRQGHDKVSAHVADALAKGATALAGGQPRDGLYFSPTVLAGVTPGMRILEEETFGPVAPLIRFERDAEAVAAANGTPFGLAAYLWTRDLSRAFRVSEALDFGIVGVNDGVPSTPQAPFGGVKASGIGREGGKWGIEEFLDLKYVSIGLG, encoded by the coding sequence ATGAGCCCGACGTTCGACGTCCAGAATCCCGCCACCGGCACGCGCGTCCAGAGCGTGCCCAACGCCGGCGCGGCGGAGGCGCGCGCCGCCGCGCGGCGGGCCGTCGAGGCGTTCCCCGCCTGGCGGGATCGCACCGCCTACGACCGCTCGGCCATCCTCCGCCGCTGGTTCGCGCTCATGCTGCAGGACGAGGACCGGCTGGCGCGGCTCATGACCGACGAGATGGGGAAGCCCATCACCGAGTCGCGGGGCGAAGTGAAGTACGCCGCGGCGTTCGTCGAGTGGTACGCCGAGGAAGCCAAGCGCGTCTACGGCGAGACGATCCCCAGCCAGTTCGCGCACAAGCGGCTGTTCGTCAGGCCGCAGCCCGTCGGCCCCGTGTACGCCGTGACGCCCTGGAACTTCCCGGCGGCCATGGTGACGCGAAAGGCCGCGCCCGCCCTGGCGGCGGGCTGCACGGTGGTGCTGAAGCCGGCCGAACAGTCGCCGTTGACCGCCCTGCGGCTGGAGGAGCTGTGGCGGGACGCGGGCGGGCCGCCCGAGGCCTTCCAGGTGCTCACCACCGCGGACCCGGCCGCCGTGTCCGCCGTGTTCTTCGACGACCCCGCCATCCGGAAGCTGACCTTCACGGGCAGCACGGAGGTGGGCGTGCTGCTGGCCGCCCAGGCCGCGCGCACGGTGAAGCGCGTGTCGCTCGAACTCGGCGGCCACGCGCCGTTCCTGGTCTTCGACGACGCAGACCTGGAGGCGGCCGTGCGTGAGGTGACGGCCTCGAAGTTCCGCAACACCGGCCAGACGTGCGTGTGCGCCAACCGCATCTTCGTCCAGGCGGGCATCTACGACGACTTCGCCGGCCGGCTGGCGGCGGTCGTCACGGACCTGCGCGTGGGCGACCCGGCCGATCCGGCGACCCACGTGGGGCCGCTCGTCGATCGCCAGGGACACGACAAGGTCTCGGCGCACGTGGCCGACGCCCTGGCCAAGGGCGCGACGGCGCTGGCCGGCGGACAGCCGCGCGACGGCCTCTACTTCAGCCCCACCGTGCTGGCGGGCGTGACGCCCGGCATGCGCATCCTCGAGGAGGAGACGTTCGGCCCGGTGGCGCCGCTCATCAGGTTCGAGCGGGACGCCGAGGCGGTGGCGGCCGCGAACGGCACGCCGTTCGGCCTGGCGGCCTACCTGTGGACACGCGACCTGAGCCGCGCCTTCCGCGTGTCCGAGGCGCTCGACTTCGGGATCGTCGGCGTGAACGACGGCGTGCCGTCCACGCCGCAGGCGCCGTTCGGCGGCGTCAAGGCCTCGGGCATCGGCCGCGAAGGCGGCAAGTGGGGCATCGAGGAGTTCCTCGACCTGAAGTACGTCTCGATCGGCCTGGGCTGA